TCCAGTGTCTGAATCAGCtgtagctgctgctctgcggtAGTCTGAGACTCTCGCAGTGCAGAGGTTGCAGCTGCAAACTGTTTCTCTACACGTTCGCACTTTTCTCGGAGCTGGtgtacctcctcctccgaagCCGCAAGACGCGCAGAGAGCGACTCCACTTCCTCAGATAATCTCTTATGCTCTtcgcagtggtggtgaagtTGTCGCACCAGATCATCTTTCGCAGAAAGAAGTCGATCAGTACTCCTTCGAAGTGattcgttttcttctttgaGCTTGGCTACGCGCTCGAGTAAGCACTCCATGCTAGATGACACGCTCTCACCGGCATCACGGAGAGCGTGATTTTCTGCGGTTGCCTGCGCAAGCGATGATCGCAGGAATTCGAGCGCTTCAAAATCCTTTTTTCGCAACGCTAGCATGTCATTCAGCTCGCCCTGTAACTTAGTTACAAGATGCTCATAATCTGCTACACGCAGAGCAGAGGAGGCAAGGTCACTTTGGCAGGAGGCCAAGCTTTCAATCAACTCcgtgttttgttttcccaTGTTGCGCTGCCTTTCTTCATAATCCTGAGCATCCTTAACGTATTGCTCAGTGAGTCGCTGCGCGACATCCAGCTCTTCTTTCAAGCACGCTACAACGTCATCACGATTTTTGAGGGCAGCCTTATCTGCTGCACTTTCTTTCTCTATATTTGAAAGCTtgtggcgcagctctgcgtTCTCGGCGCTCCACTGTTCCACAACCTCGAATGCTTCATCCTTCAACAACTTTATTTCGTTCTCTGCACGCAGCTTCTCGCCTAGTGCAGAAGAAATGGTCTGCTGTGCATCACGAAGCTCGTCCTCTAGCTGTGAAATACGCTGGACAAGAACGCCATTTATGCGGTCTTGCTTTTCCGACATTGTTGAAGTCTTATTCCCTAGAAGCCCAAGACAGCACACGCGAAACAGTCAGATGGAAAGAATAACAGTTAGTCTCCTCTCAATAGTCCTGCATTCCTTTTAACTATGGAGAAAATTGCTGCACAGACATAAGCATGGCAGCACGAAGAGAACCGTCGCATAAAAAGGGCGGTAAAGAAATCACCACATCATTCTTATTTTTATCACTGAGCTCATTTCACCATACAACAGTAGCTAAAGTCCACAGCCAACCAgccacaggcccaccgcctggtgcgaagcagccgcactCACCCTCTAGTGCAACGCACCGAATCAGCCATTTGCGTGCGGTCTCCGCGTCAAGCTCTACCCAACCCCGTGCcacaggtcgcctcacagccgctcccctcATGCCAGTCGCCGCGTGGTGCAcacccctcggggtggcgctcaggctcctcacacacaggcagcgagggcccgGCGAGACGcattcgagccacgctgacaccCTTCCTATCTCGTGGACGCCACCAGCGTGCTCACCgtcgcagcgccatccagggcccggccgccggcatcagtagCGATGCGCCGCTCTGGCCCCCATACGTCGTAAGTGCTTGGCCGTGTCAGCGCCAGAAGCAGTCCGGCATTGGCAGAAGTAGGGGCTGCgcgccccgccaccaccattTTCGATATGGTGCAGAAAGACAAAAAGCAGACATTCGCGATCAAATCGTTGAGAAATCGAGCATATCCATTCTCTGATATCAGTGCAAACGAAATGCCAGcgtcgaaaaaaaaaaagggtaTTGACGCGTACCCTTTAGGGAAGCTCCCGTCACCATGTGAAACGCACGACGCGAAGTCATGGTGTTGTTGGAACGTGCTTTCTCCCATTCAATGGGGTGTGGGAAAACCGGGTGCCCGCTGCCGTTTCCGGAAAGGGGGGCGTGCTGCTTTCTGAAAACGTGGCGTGGCGTGGGGCGGGGCTCTGCTCTTTATGTGGGGGTTCCGAAAACCgcggttttttttttgtcgctAGCAgctgcccacccacctcaATGACTACTTGTTAGAACGGCTCACTTCAGGGATGTAATGGAATTGCTTTGCAAGCGTCATCTTGCGCGGTGGGTTtctgtggagggggggggggcgggcgcCGAAGGAAAGTTTGCCGCATGCGCCCCCGATCGCTTAAGGCGATGTTTGGCGCGACAGAGAGGCACTTCATGCTAAAAACATTTTTTTGCCCTTCCCCGCTTTCCCGCCCTGAAGAAGACTGACAATCTTGGTCTTAGTGCTCCGCTCACTGAAGTCAAGTGCAGAAGTTATTACGACAAGCACGCCAACGCTGGGTCATGCTGTTGCAGTACAAGGATGAAATGATTTTATAAAAGCATTTTGTGCAGTTTCATTCATAACAGGACGATAATTGGTGCGCCTTCTGTAGGTATTCTGCTAGATCTCAATGACTAAATCAAGCTGCATTTCTAGCTTGCAGCCCGTTTGCAAAAGTGACAGGTATGAAAAGTAGTAAATGAGAGATTCAGCAATGCTGAGCTGTTGGTAGGATCCCAAGTGAATGCCGAGTTAATTAGTACAGCTCAACTACACTTCAAATTCCACATACAGACTTGTTTATTTCATAGCATTCTATTTCTGATGTTACTTTCGTTtacctttttcttccccttttaACATCATAATCAAAGAGCTGGTGCGCACAATGGGTATTGCCATGTGAAACGTACTCATTTGTTTATTTGGCACTATATTGCAGATTGGGAGCGATCAGATCACCTTTTCCCTCTAAAATTAATCTTAAACAAATCTATTTAATATATTTCCTTAAAttgctttgtgtgtgtcactTGCGCTATATGTTTCAAGATGGGTGACATTTCTTACGGAGCGTGCGGAATCTAAAGTGAGCTTTGTTTCTTCCACAATACATGCCATCTTGTTGAATACATTCAAGGTTCCACTTTGCAGAGATGAAGAAAAACATTACTGTCTTCCTAAGTTCATTTTGTCTATCCCATAGAGCGATTGGCGGCTGTCGACGGCAAGCAACACATCTGcctgtctttttttttttcattcaTTGCTATCGCGCTGTGAGGATGCCTTTGTATCCAATGAACAGACCCTGGCGTTATTATCCAGCCTCAAATCCTGTCCAAGAAATGGCGAACCTATTACAGTTCAAATTGGTaccttccttcctcctgtCGCTTTTGAGCTGTTTTCTCTGCTTTACAAAGCTGTCAAATATAGAACgaccccccaaaaaaaaaaaaatagaagTGAAGCACACAActaaaggaaaaaaaaaggtgccATGAACAAGCAACGCATTCGGGGAGAATCCTTTAAACAGGAGTACCAGGCAgctggccgccaccgcaccaATCGCAAGCGCGACCCATCGATGAACAAGACCGATCCTCATCTCGTTATTGCACCTCAGGCTGAGATTTACCAAGGGAAGCTGGTTTTAGTTCTTGATCTTGACGAGACACTGGTCTTCGCTCGTAGTGGGCCTCTTTACGCCCGACCTGGGATTCCTGAGTTCTTTCAGATGTGCAAAGACAAAGGGATCGAGGTTGTTGTCTGGACAGCTGGGCTGAAGGCTTATGCGCAAGCTATTGTGTCGAATATCGACACTTGTAATGCCGTCTCACACTGTATTTATCGTCACAACAAGTGGTTCAACGGCCAGCCGGGCTATCGAAAGGACCTGAATGCTCTTGGTCGTCCCCTCGACCGGGTTCTTATAGTCGAAAATACTCCAGATTGCATTCGCGGCTATCAAGACAATGGTATCCTTGTAAGCGATTATGaaggtggtgatggcgaggACAACACACTTTACGCTCTAGCAGAGCTTGTAAAAGTTCTCAGTGAGAGTGATTTTACTGTTCCACAGTTCATTGCGAACTGCGAATTACTGAGGCGTGAGCCCGTTATGACGGATGTCGGGGACTACATAAATGCGTACACACTTGATACTAACTGTTTTGATCCTGAGCATGTTCGTGTTAATCGGGACCTACAAAACTAGGCTGGTTatcgtttttcttttttttttgccgcTTCATCTGTTGCTCATGACGTGAGCACTGTGGCACACTCAGTATCTACACACTCAAACATTTTTTTCTGTACTATTTTCCttttaaaaaaaaaaatatgcGTTTTATGCGTTATGTAGGTGCTGCCAATGCCTGTGTGCTGTTGCTTTGCTTCTGTCACTTTATGTTGGTGTTGTCTTTGTTGATGTTAAGCAAAGCGCTTTCATTTGCTCAAAGAAAAGTGATACGATTTGCTATCTTAGTGGCCAAGCCGTTTTTTCTTGTTCTCGAattctcttctcgctgctTCCAACATAACTTCTTGCACAATGCAAACTCTTCTTCGGGAAACCTACTCAATGAGTAAAAGGAAAACACATTTATACAAGCAATTCAATGAAAGTTTCGCGTTGTCGAATCAGTCCAGCTTCAGGGAATGCTAATGAGtaacgtttttttttttcgtatGCTAAGCATGTTGTCTTTTATGTAAGCTTTTGTTTTTATATTCTGCTGACTTGTTTGCTATTCGAGCCATCAGTAGCGAGGATGATTGTGTTAGGGTTAGGTAAATTGAAGCGCTTTGCAAGTCAAGGAGTTGTGAACTGTACACGAGTGTATTGCGATTTTACCACATCGATACTTGCTGCTGATATGATTTCGATTGATGATCTGCCACTtgagaacgaaaagaagagcAATTGTGCTTGCACCATTGTAGCTGAACATTGTTACGTAACCTTTCTCTCGATGTGGCTTGCTTATTATCATTATGGCAAGTTATTTTTTAGGCGATGATATGAGTGGACTTCTTGCTCTGTACACATGGATGTGTCATGAAGGATTGACAAGAAATCAGAGTATGATTGGTACCACTTTGTCTCGAATACCATTGCTGAAACTAAAGGCTCATCTTCTACGCCCTTTTTTTtatgtatatgtgtgtctgcgtgagTCTATGTGCGTCGTATTTTAATTTGTGAGTGTGGCTGCAACGTTTATTTATTTAATTATAAATGATCTTTACCGCGGTCCAAGTAAAGTGTCACTTCTAGACTCTTTTGGACTTTACAGCCTTGTGCTGTATATGGTCAGACAAGaacgagaggaaaaaagtCTACCTTTGCAGTTCGAAAGATGCTTTTCATGCGAAGGATAGTTTGTCTGCACACAGGCTGGTGCTTGATTTGTGCATGAGTTTAACATATCAGCTCAACACACTGATGTTTTTTTCCTCAactttcccttttctgttgGCTCtcatattttttttttctcgagTCTCATCCGTACTAAATGAAATAACATTGCTTTTCGATGGCACATCTAACTGGCTGTATTGTCAACAAAAGCAATAACACAGCAAAATACACTTATGAACAAAACTGAATAAGCTTCTTCCGGATTCAGGCGCTGTTGTTTTcagcttgctgctgctcgctatTGAGCGACAAGTTGTTCACCATCTCTAGACTTCGATTGTGCTCAGTTATGCATTATACTGGTGCAGTaatcattttttttcttcagcaTAACGCATGTTTCTCAGTTGTCAGCGCACGTATAGAAATAAGAATTGTACATAtcgcaacaacaacaagaaaaTCTCTAGACGCAGAAAAAGGAGCGGTCAAGGATTGTGCTTTTTGATCCGCATTCCTTGATCTGGAAAATTAAATAGAGTATTTGATTTGCAATCTCTTTTGTGAGGTGTTGCTCGTGTGATGTCATCCGTACTTCAAGATGCGAGGTCATCCTCGGCGGATGATGCTTCTGCAATGTGGAATCAAATTCAACGCATGCCttttcagcagctgcaggaaaCAAACGATTTTATATACATCAAGAAAGTCATGTCACTTGTTGCGCGCTATATCTTTCTGGAATCAGATCCGAAAATGCTGGATCCCAGGTGCACGATCGGTATTGCAAAGCTGCTCAAAATCGTATCGGCTAAGTGTCTCATCGAATTTGAACAGCTCAGCAAGAGAGCAGAGGCAACGGCGACTGAGATGACGAACCTGCGGAGTGCTTTTAAAGCGCAGCTTTCCTcaaaagaagaggaaatcAAAAAGCTCAACGATCTTCTGCGTAAGGCTGGGGTAGAAGAAGCGTCTCAAAATGCGGCTGCTGGGCTGTCGAATTCAGGGGGACTAGCTGACTTGAAAACGGAGAATGAGGAGCTTTCTCTGCAGTTACGAAGCCTGACGCGGCAGAATGAGGAACTGAAGTTGGCGCTTGCATCGCGCAGCGATGACAAGATTCACATTACGGAAAGTTATGACAAGGTGCAACTAGAGTACCGCCACCTTGCAGCAAGGTACAAGCGTCTAGCCGATCGCTCTGCAAAAACAGAAGATATGTTGGGAGAGCTGCGTCGGAAAGAGCGAAGCACGAAGCAAAGCACGAATGAAGAGCTTGATCGACTGCGGCAGAAAGTTCAGTTTCTACAGCAGGAAAACTACACCCTCGTGCAATCACGTGATCgagcagaggagctgcgtgAAAAGCGGGAAGCAGAGGCGCTTCACGACATGACGGAGCTGAGGAGGCTGACGAAGGACCTCCTCAACGAAGAGCGCACAAAAAATCAATCTCTACGAGACGAGCTTGCTATCCTCAAGCAGAAATCTGATGCGCATGCGAATCAGCTGATACACCAGCAGGAGGTTTACTTAaacgagaaggaggaggagattaCACTACTCCGACGACAGCTGGAAAAGGCGACCAGTCAGCAAAAGTCTCGCTTTCACCGTGACTCGTCTACCTTTGTAGACTGTTCGTCATCACACTCGTCAGCAACTAACGCTGATGATGAAAAGGTTCCTGTGATCTCCACAGAAAAACAACGTAGGCTAGAGCTCGAGAAGGACAATTTGCATGCTGAGGTGGAACAGCTGGAACTGCGTATTGACGCCCTCGATGAAGAAAACCGCCGACTGACACGTCTCGTCAAGAACTACGAAAGCGGTAACGAGGGGTTGTATCGGCTGAGGCAGGACTTGGCAGACCACACGCGAAGTGTGGAGGTTCTCCAGAGCGAaaacgcgcagctgcgggaaCGGTTAAACTGTATGGAAGACTCCGTTACGTTCAATGCCGCGCTCCGAGAGCTGTGCAAGCGGGTCGGggtgacagaggaggagatcaaCAGTTTGCGCCCTCAGAACGCAGCCGCGTACAGCGAGATGGATACCTTGAAGGAGGAGTTGAGTCTGCTAAAGGAGGAGGTAGAGTGGTTGGAGCGGGAGCGACGCCACTGGATGAATAAGGTGAGGCTGCAGCCCCTCATGGACACAAAGCTGCGCTTCGAGCTGGGCCTCACCTCCGAGCAGCTCAAGCAGCTAGACAAGTTGGTGGACCAGATGAAAGCCGGGGCCGTTATCGCCGAGGGCAACGATGAGAGCTACAAGGACAAGTACTTCAAGGAGCTACAGGCGCGACGTCGTGATGCCGAGCAGTTCAACGCGTTCGTGAAGGATCGTATAAATGATGCACTGAAGAACGCTTTTGTGGACGTCAGCGCCCCTGataccgccgctgcagtgtcGGCCCTGCGCGAGCATATCGACGTTatcacctcctcgtccgctgCCGAGGCTGGCGCGCAGGCTCAGGAAAAGATTGAGCGGCTGACTCGGCGGCTGGAAGAGCTTGAGCAGTCCGAGAATGTGCGAGCGGAAGAAGTTGCGCGTCTGAGGGAGCAGGTGGTGGCCGGCACGACCGAGAAGGAGGTGATTTGTCGTGAGCGTGATCAGTACCGCGAGGCCATTTTTAGCGCTGCCGGGTTAAGCGTCAGCCAGGCCGAAGTCTCAGACGACGTAGGTGCGCGGATGCCTGGCGACTTGggcgagagcagcgcagGGGCCTTGTCTAACACAAAGTGGCTGACTGTAGCGAATACACTAcgcgagcagctccgcgtGAAGGATACACTTATCGATTCTCTTAGTAAAGAGCTCGCACTGGCGAGGGAGAAGTTTGAGACGAGGCGGTCTGCTGACGAGGAGCAACGCCGAAATATGGAGTTCGAGAAGAAAACAGATACCTCCTTGCAGGATCAGATCAAAGCGCTGACGGAATTGAACGAGGAACTCACCGAGAGGTGTGGCGCGTTGACGAAAATAAACAAGGACCTCCAAGACACTCTTGAACGACTTGACCGTGGTACGacgaaggagctgctgctcaaaGTAGttctgctgcgtcgccgcgaGGCCACTTTACTCCAGCGGCTGCGTCGAGCCCTCACTACACAGGAGGAGTCGAGTGCAGCCGTCAGGCGAGTGGAATCTCAGGTGAAGAATACGCTagagcggctgcgcgaggtaCTCGAGGGCGGTAGCACCACCGCGAACGCGGTGCTCCCTCGCTCGTCTGTTGGGTGCAGCATGGAGGGTGAGATGCTCAACTTTCTCGACTGCGCCGCGAAGCACGTGCTTCAAGGCAGAATGTTCCGAGAAGACAGCCGCTTTCTCCTCCATCTCAAGCAGGTTTATCAGGCTATGGAGGCGAACGAGGAGCTCTTGGAGCTGCGTCTCGATGTGAAACAGCTTCGACACGAGCTGGCCGACAAACAGGCGGAAATGGATGCGCTGTCTGCTGAAGTGGCAGGACTTCGTGCGGCGTCGACTGCCACCGAGGACGCAAGAGTGAACCAGGGCTCTGAATACAGGGCTGCGGCACTGTCAAAAAGCGAGGCTGAGGCGGCTACGTACAAGCAGAAGTACACTCTGGCAGCAAAGAGACTTGAGGCTCGCGACAAGGAGGTGGCCCAGCTAGAAAAAGATATCGACTGTGCACGCCTGGAGGTCATTGAGGTGCGAGAGCACATCCGGAACGTCCTTAATGAGAGCGCTGACTCGCAGGTGACGTCTAGtatgtcgccgccgcgcgcgaAAGTGAGCGCAGCGGAGATGGCTCGGTCGGAGAACGAAATTGCCAGGCTGAAGACTGTCAATTTAGGACTTCTGCACCACACCATGGATCTGCAGTCACAGTCGAAGTCATTGGAAATCGAGCTAGAGGCCAAGCAGCAAGAGATCGCGCTATTGAAAAGTTCCGCAGATTCGCAGGTGGTGACCAGCTTTGTGAGCGCTGCGATTCGTGAACACGCCGCACTACGCCGGCAAAGTGAGCTGGCCCTCATTCAGGCGAAGCGACTCAAAATGCAGCTGGCTGCAACGGAAGCGAACTACCATGTTGTTGCAAATGAGGCGACGGTGTACAAGACAGGGGCGTATCGTCTGTACCGCAAGTACGTGGAGCAGGTGGTGTCCGTTGTGGATTACCTGCGTTGCATGCAGCGCACCAGCAAaggctctctctcgccgcaCCAGGCGGAGATCATGGATCGGCGCCTTCGCAAAACCGTCTCGGACCTCGGCGAGTGCTTCGGTCGGAACAAGATGCTAGCGATACAGCTCTCTGACGCGCAGAACACCATCACCACGCTCGAACATCAGCTCTCTCTATTGCATATGGAGGACGGCCCCGCCAAGCGGGATGCGTTAGACGTGAAGCTACAGGAGGCACGCAGCAGAGTACGCGAGCACGACCGCCTCATGACGGAGTTccaggaggagaggcagttCCTGCAGGCGAAGCTGAACCGCTCCGAGGTGACCAATAAAGATCTCAACGACGAGGTGGCACGGCTTGAGTTCGGGTGCATGACGGCGTCTTCTCTTGATGCAGAGCTGCTAGCTACACTTTTGCAGCTTAAGGAGAGTGTCTTTGACAAAGCGGTGGCACCATCTCTGGCCATCGAGTCCGCTCTCACCACCGCGTCAAAGAAGTTGTCTGCGGGCAGCGCGGACGACAATGACCTCGCCATTCGCGAATACAAAAACGCGATCCTGCGGCAAGCAGAGGTAACACAACAGTGCGACACGCTGAAAAGGCAGATGCTTGATGTGGACGCCGAGCGTCGCCGAAGTGAACACGTGGCTGCCCAGCtaagggaggaggcgcagcagacgaATGAGCGAGCTGCGctcgcacagcggcagcttgaagaagagcgacaaAAGGCGATGCAACGCGAAGCACGACTTCTACAGGCGCATGAGACACAGTTGGAGGTGGCTCGCCGGGCCACAGAACACAATGTTCAGTGCTTGCAAGAGATGGTCCAGAAGAAAGAGCAGCTGATCTCCTCACTACAGGAGCAGCTTTCTGCCGAGCGCAGGAAGTGCGTTGAGTATGGGCTTGGCGAAGCGGTGCGAATGGAGCGACTACACGAGCACATGTTCCGCGAGAACACTGCTATGGTGGAGCGCTTCAAGAGCGCTATTGAGACTGTCGGGGACTCTGTGCGACATGCAGGTGAGAGCACAGCCCTGCATCTCATGCCGAGCACCTGTAGCGgcgtgcaggagcagctgcaggccctTACGACGGAAACCATCCGCCTCCGTCAAGAGTTGAAGGAGGCCCGCGCGACGAGCATTGTTCTAGAGtcgcagctggagcagcaggtgcagcagcagctgtcaACTCGCGCCTCGCACGCTGGGGCCCCGCCAACAGGTGCACCGGCAACGCCAGTCCACAATGCTGATGCTCTCATGTGCATCATACGCAATCAAACGGCAATGGTGGAGAGCCTGCGACAGCGGGAGATGCAGCTGACATCAGAGCTGCAACGTgagaaggagcagcgggTTTCTATGGAGCGGCAACTCGTCGATGTCCAGACCCAACATGCGGAGCAGGGCGGCATGCTGCAGCTGTTATCACAAGTGACGTCTGCCGGTGGTGTTTCTGATGCACCGCTGGTCGGAGAGTTGCGCGCACAGAACGCAGCTCTTGATCAGGAGCTGCGCATGATGCGGCAAgcgttggaggaggagcgggcTCACGCAAGGCGCTTCCAGGTGGATGCCTCAGAGTGGAAGATGCACCTCGATGTACTGCAGGCTGAGGTTTCAGCGCAGCAGGTAGAGGCagagcgcgcgcagcacTTGGCAACGCTTAACGAAGAATTGCGAGTAGATCTCAACACTGTGAAAGAGCAGAACGACAAGTTGATGGTGGCCGCCACGATTCTCAAGCAGAAGCTGATGGACgaggcgcaccgcagcggtgagTCTGCCCGACAATATCAGCAAGAAATTgcactggcgcagcgcatgGGCACCATTCAACAAGAGTCGGTGAGCCATATGAAGGTGCTTGACCACCGTATTCGCACCATCCAGAAAGAGCTTAACGAGC
This DNA window, taken from Leishmania panamensis strain MHOM/PA/94/PSC-1 chromosome 34 sequence, encodes the following:
- a CDS encoding hypothetical protein (TriTrypDB/GeneDB-style sysID: LpmP.34.0170); protein product: MNKQRIRGESFKQEYQAAGRHRTNRKRDPSMNKTDPHLVIAPQAEIYQGKLVLVLDLDETLVFARSGPLYARPGIPEFFQMCKDKGIEVVVWTAGLKAYAQAIVSNIDTCNAVSHCIYRHNKWFNGQPGYRKDLNALGRPLDRVLIVENTPDCIRGYQDNGILVSDYEGGDGEDNTLYALAELVKVLSESDFTVPQFIANCELLRREPVMTDVGDYINAYTLDTNCFDPEHVRVNRDLQN
- a CDS encoding hypothetical protein (TriTrypDB/GeneDB-style sysID: LpmP.34.0180); translated protein: MWNQIQRMPFQQLQETNDFIYIKKVMSLVARYIFLESDPKMLDPRCTIGIAKLLKIVSAKCLIEFEQLSKRAEATATEMTNLRSAFKAQLSSKEEEIKKLNDLLRKAGVEEASQNAAAGLSNSGGLADLKTENEELSLQLRSLTRQNEELKLALASRSDDKIHITESYDKVQLEYRHLAARYKRLADRSAKTEDMLGELRRKERSTKQSTNEELDRLRQKVQFLQQENYTLVQSRDRAEELREKREAEALHDMTELRRLTKDLLNEERTKNQSLRDELAILKQKSDAHANQLIHQQEVYLNEKEEEITLLRRQLEKATSQQKSRFHRDSSTFVDCSSSHSSATNADDEKVPVISTEKQRRLELEKDNLHAEVEQLELRIDALDEENRRLTRLVKNYESGNEGLYRLRQDLADHTRSVEVLQSENAQLRERLNCMEDSVTFNAALRELCKRVGVTEEEINSLRPQNAAAYSEMDTLKEELSLLKEEVEWLERERRHWMNKVRLQPLMDTKLRFELGLTSEQLKQLDKLVDQMKAGAVIAEGNDESYKDKYFKELQARRRDAEQFNAFVKDRINDALKNAFVDVSAPDTAAAVSALREHIDVITSSSAAEAGAQAQEKIERLTRRLEELEQSENVRAEEVARLREQVVAGTTEKEVICRERDQYREAIFSAAGLSVSQAEVSDDVGARMPGDLGESSAGALSNTKWLTVANTLREQLRVKDTLIDSLSKELALAREKFETRRSADEEQRRNMEFEKKTDTSLQDQIKALTELNEELTERCGALTKINKDLQDTLERLDRGTTKELLLKVVLLRRREATLLQRLRRALTTQEESSAAVRRVESQVKNTLERLREVLEGGSTTANAVLPRSSVGCSMEGEMLNFLDCAAKHVLQGRMFREDSRFLLHLKQVYQAMEANEELLELRLDVKQLRHELADKQAEMDALSAEVAGLRAASTATEDARVNQGSEYRAAALSKSEAEAATYKQKYTLAAKRLEARDKEVAQLEKDIDCARLEVIEVREHIRNVLNESADSQVTSSMSPPRAKVSAAEMARSENEIARLKTVNLGLLHHTMDLQSQSKSLEIELEAKQQEIALLKSSADSQVVTSFVSAAIREHAALRRQSELALIQAKRLKMQLAATEANYHVVANEATVYKTGAYRLYRKYVEQVVSVVDYLRCMQRTSKGSLSPHQAEIMDRRLRKTVSDLGECFGRNKMLAIQLSDAQNTITTLEHQLSLLHMEDGPAKRDALDVKLQEARSRVREHDRLMTEFQEERQFLQAKLNRSEVTNKDLNDEVARLEFGCMTASSLDAELLATLLQLKESVFDKAVAPSLAIESALTTASKKLSAGSADDNDLAIREYKNAILRQAEVTQQCDTLKRQMLDVDAERRRSEHVAAQLREEAQQTNERAALAQRQLEEERQKAMQREARLLQAHETQLEVARRATEHNVQCLQEMVQKKEQLISSLQEQLSAERRKCVEYGLGEAVRMERLHEHMFRENTAMVERFKSAIETVGDSVRHAGESTALHLMPSTCSGVQEQLQALTTETIRLRQELKEARATSIVLESQLEQQVQQQLSTRASHAGAPPTGAPATPVHNADALMCIIRNQTAMVESLRQREMQLTSELQREKEQRVSMERQLVDVQTQHAEQGGMLQLLSQVTSAGGVSDAPLVGELRAQNAALDQELRMMRQALEEERAHARRFQVDASEWKMHLDVLQAEVSAQQVEAERAQHLATLNEELRVDLNTVKEQNDKLMVAATILKQKLMDEAHRSGESARQYQQEIALAQRMGTIQQESVSHMKVLDHRIRTIQKELNERVEKEKTMLEKNTESQKLVYQLHQQLRAKDRELAFLQEQLRHRKSAPPVLSQQRSSAVASGVQSRGTQVVAAREESLPQCGKENMIGGPKAATGAPTAAESLPPPSSTSNAPASEVVPKRSILTPISAHDALLQPQIAGIVQREIQKQQRDNLAEISTLRSRAHRLEKDASDAGEQLKGEREVSRQLRIQLRQLREELDRKDAEHAAQLTSMYHQRMRAEAQQSKHSTATETVMASPASASLVENKPANLHYTERALREQVSTLESRVHRYEQELDEIKGARAVAATSVDPAHLSSPADVRAHIEQVQRLEGVIDGLRRRLEVEVPARERELQWRLEQAGNVQHHMTSDIASLRGIPVSEVESIYATTVTADQKTTDELKMELLRKSNELLDLRFTVETMELQLSRVQRHLGDVLAVDAAAAQQRSATITETAGVEALTNVIENLKLVIAKLKSENAELSSTQAQSARYARQSRELRELQKRERCLKTQLEDLFRQLVSMRAPPRGDGGSSVSNAELHRRLATEKAAVEQYEMELSSLRLRLSNADRRVVRPLDPTSGTAQATIVTPAAHPTVPPPLPKSRFSHHQQRRGGGVSSLAEQPQRRLSSTRLSEADSATTVPSASLQLSHRDKQ